Part of the Woronichinia naegeliana WA131 genome, ATCGCTGTTCCTATTTAAATGATTACCTTTTTTGACTCTTTCATTTACCTCGTTAAGTATTTCTACTTATTGCAAAGGTGAGATGCTCCCTCAGGAAAATCTAGTGGCTGCAACGGCAGTATTCGCAGGATTAGTGATGGAACCTGAAACGATTAAAACAATTTTAAGGAGTGACATTATGAAAGAATCAGCTTTCTATCAGGACATTCTTCAGGAAGGTCGTCAGGAAGGTCGTCAGGAAGGTCGTCAGGAAGGTCTTCTTGAGGGCAAGCTTAAAACAATCCCTCTACTTAAAAAATTAGGATTGACGATCGCAGAAATTGCTGAAGAATTAGAGATTGATATTGCTTTAGTCAATCAGTTTGTGGCTAATCAGAATAATTAAAAAATTAGATAACTATTGATCGGCGATCGCTTTTTATCATCGGGTAAGGGGCGATCGCATTCTCTAAATTTGAGAGGGCGATCGCTTTTTGGCGTTAGAAACAGGATTGATTATTTTATTCAGGCATAACAACAGGAATAATCTGATTTGTATATTGACGATAAATTCTAAAATCACTATCTAAAGTAAAAACACTACTTCCTCTAATTAATTCACTCATTCTCACTAAGCAAGCATCGGCTAAAGACATAGGAACAGCTTGATATTGTTTCATTAAGAGCTTAATTGCTGTTACGTCTTCATTTAAATGAAAAGGTATTTTAACGACTTCTAATTCCAACAAAGATAAAATAGCAT contains:
- a CDS encoding Rpn family recombination-promoting nuclease/putative transposase → MAATAVFAGLVMEPETIKTILRSDIMKESAFYQDILQEGRQEGRQEGRQEGLLEGKLKTIPLLKKLGLTIAEIAEELEIDIALVNQFVANQNN
- a CDS encoding PIN domain-containing protein, giving the protein MKSAIIIDTSTLVAFVDKSDDFHQWTVEQWKKLHPPLFTCEAVVAESCFLLQNVYGGENAILSLLELEVVKIPFHLNEDVTAIKLLMKQYQAVPMSLADACLVRMSELIRGSSVFTLDSDFRIYRQYTNQIIPVVMPE